One Bradyrhizobium sp. CCGB12 genomic window carries:
- a CDS encoding 3'-5' exonuclease, whose protein sequence is MTTPLALAEMAAALEQSPDYRVLRRLVPRSEFAASNGEAAKTALLLDVETTGLNPTCDQIIELGMVKFAYLPDGRVTRVLDTFGCFNQPSVPIPAEVTALTGITDEMVDGHSLDPGRVAAFAADAVVVIAHNAAFDRKFMERYCPSFEHQAWACSVSEIEWRNHGFEGSRLPYLLMKAGLFHEAHRAVDDCLALLEILALQLPHHNRTVLSALLERARRKTIRIWAEQSPFELKDELKRRGYRWSDGTDGRPKSWYIDVDESDQDAEIEFLQKLIYQRELELRIQSLTAFNRFSVRV, encoded by the coding sequence ATGACTACCCCCCTAGCTCTGGCCGAAATGGCGGCCGCGCTCGAGCAATCGCCCGATTATCGGGTCTTGCGCCGGCTCGTTCCGCGGTCAGAATTCGCCGCGAGCAACGGCGAAGCAGCCAAGACTGCTCTCCTGCTGGATGTCGAGACGACTGGCCTCAATCCGACCTGCGATCAGATCATCGAGCTCGGAATGGTCAAGTTCGCCTATCTCCCGGACGGCCGGGTCACCCGAGTCCTCGATACCTTCGGCTGCTTCAACCAGCCATCGGTGCCCATCCCCGCGGAGGTTACGGCTCTCACCGGGATTACCGACGAGATGGTCGATGGGCACAGCCTTGACCCGGGTCGCGTTGCGGCCTTCGCGGCAGACGCCGTTGTCGTCATTGCCCACAATGCCGCTTTCGATCGCAAGTTCATGGAGCGTTACTGTCCGTCGTTTGAACATCAAGCGTGGGCGTGTTCGGTCAGTGAGATTGAATGGCGCAATCACGGCTTCGAAGGCTCGCGACTGCCGTATCTGCTGATGAAGGCGGGCCTGTTTCATGAGGCTCATCGCGCCGTCGATGACTGCCTCGCGCTCCTCGAGATCCTGGCCTTGCAGCTCCCCCATCACAATCGGACTGTTCTTTCCGCTCTGCTGGAGCGCGCGCGGCGCAAGACCATCAGGATCTGGGCCGAACAGTCGCCGTTCGAGCTGAAGGATGAACTCAAGCGACGCGGATATCGCTGGAGTGACGGTACCGATGGACGGCCGAAGTCCTGGTACATCGATGTCGACGAAAGCGATCAAGACGCGGAAATCGAGTTCTTGCAAAAGTTGATCTATCAGCGGGAACTGGAACTGCGCATTCAGAGCTTGACTGCATTCAACCGCTTTTCCGTCAGGGTCTAG